One Chloroflexota bacterium genomic region harbors:
- the coaD gene encoding pantetheine-phosphate adenylyltransferase — protein MHALVPGTFDPVTNGHLGLISRAARMFDRLTVGVYEGSDQPTLFSAAERLELMTAALEDHANVSACLYDGTTVGFARQIGAGVLVRGIRVPTDFDYELSLAHMNEALDDSIDTICLISSLSDAFISSSLIREVALLGQDVSTWVPANVAKALADKISNRR, from the coding sequence TTGCACGCCCTCGTACCAGGCACGTTCGACCCGGTCACCAACGGCCATCTGGGTCTGATAAGCCGGGCAGCGCGCATGTTCGATCGCCTCACCGTCGGGGTGTACGAGGGCTCCGACCAGCCGACGCTCTTTAGCGCCGCCGAACGACTTGAGCTGATGACTGCGGCACTCGAGGACCACGCCAATGTATCCGCCTGCCTCTACGACGGCACCACGGTGGGGTTCGCCCGGCAGATCGGCGCCGGCGTGCTGGTGCGCGGAATCCGGGTGCCAACCGACTTCGATTACGAGCTCTCGCTGGCCCACATGAACGAGGCCCTGGACGATTCGATCGACACGATCTGCCTCATCAGCTCTCTCAGCGACGCGTTCATCAGCTCGTCGCTAATCCGCGAAGTCGCGCTGCTGGGTCAGGACGTCTCGACCTGGGTTCCGGCCAATGTTGCAAAGGCCCTAGCGGATAAAATTTCCAACCGCCGATGA
- a CDS encoding ATP synthase F0 subunit B, protein MIDEANPVSGPQSDLVGLIQRLEETVLEAQRIPFGNKILMVESDLLEIIDQMRINIPEEIRDARRIMREREAIPRDAQREAEQILTHAREQANRMISDEAIVREAEARAEQMIEDAQNAVVQARREMDAYSMNMLRDVEHRLNTHLSSIHRAINLLDESSQDPSLHRD, encoded by the coding sequence ATGATTGACGAAGCTAACCCTGTTTCCGGCCCCCAGAGCGATCTGGTCGGCCTGATTCAGCGACTTGAGGAAACAGTCCTCGAAGCCCAGCGCATCCCGTTCGGCAACAAGATCCTGATGGTCGAGTCCGATCTGTTGGAAATCATCGACCAGATGCGGATCAACATCCCCGAGGAAATCCGCGACGCGCGCCGGATCATGCGTGAACGCGAAGCCATCCCGCGCGATGCCCAGCGCGAGGCCGAGCAGATCCTGACCCACGCCCGCGAGCAGGCCAATCGGATGATCTCCGACGAGGCCATCGTGCGCGAAGCCGAGGCCCGCGCCGAGCAGATGATCGAGGACGCCCAGAACGCGGTCGTGCAAGCGCGGCGCGAGATGGACGCATATTCGATGAACATGTTGCGCGACGTCGAGCACCGGCTCAACACCCATCTTTCCAGCATCCACCGAGCCATAAATCTGCTGGACGAATCGTCCCAGGATCCGAGCCTGCACCGGGACTAG
- the rsmD gene encoding 16S rRNA (guanine(966)-N(2))-methyltransferase RsmD, with amino-acid sequence MARLSLRITGGKLRGRVLRSSRDAKIRPTSAKVRESLFNVIGPVEGLRIADLYCGSGALGFEALSRGAAEVVAVDRSRMARQMVLGNLAQLEDAVEGRCRFIGSSVERWIDEFAGGPPFDLVLMDPPYAQLDAAMDALAAIIERGLLGRGGLAVLEHSARSTVESAGREFRICGNYRYGDSALTLVVDAGSGPDEENGNGN; translated from the coding sequence TTGGCCAGACTCAGCCTGCGAATAACCGGCGGCAAGTTGCGCGGCCGGGTCCTGCGCTCTTCCCGCGACGCCAAAATCCGGCCGACCTCGGCCAAGGTGCGCGAGTCCCTGTTTAACGTGATCGGGCCGGTCGAGGGCCTTCGGATCGCCGATCTCTACTGCGGCAGCGGGGCCCTCGGATTCGAGGCACTGAGCCGCGGCGCCGCCGAGGTAGTCGCGGTTGACCGCTCGCGCATGGCCCGGCAGATGGTTCTGGGCAACCTTGCCCAGCTCGAAGACGCCGTTGAAGGTAGGTGCCGTTTCATCGGCTCGAGCGTCGAGCGATGGATCGATGAATTCGCAGGCGGCCCCCCGTTCGACCTGGTGCTAATGGACCCGCCGTACGCGCAGTTGGACGCGGCAATGGACGCCCTAGCCGCGATCATTGAACGCGGTCTGCTCGGCCGCGGCGGACTGGCGGTCTTGGAGCATTCGGCCCGGTCGACCGTGGAATCTGCTGGACGAGAATTTCGAATCTGTGGCAACTATCGTTACGGCGACAGCGCGCTGACGCTGGTTGTCGATGCGGGATCGGGCCCGGATGAAGAGAATGGAAACGGGAATTGA